In Vanessa atalanta chromosome 17, ilVanAtal1.2, whole genome shotgun sequence, one DNA window encodes the following:
- the LOC125070266 gene encoding insulin-like growth factor-binding protein complex acid labile subunit codes for MVNKILIYFIINVSSLLVTNCTNQCAIENEITNCIYDVVCVYYAGSAANPVCNYEPYVKFTVQKSTTEMLSAGFFGSTNFDSRVREIYAIDNKWYQIVESTFKYYPKTIKMDLSNNDITSIKNLAFRGLLALESLNLSRNAISDLQSSSLVTLENKDSEINELDLSHNNIEDIPYDIFKYMGNAKKLHLQHNKLVKLPDDVFTNLKLLTVLNLHHNFLTSLNMTLINLKALKYLDLSFNNITKLQGYELNRISSLVSVNFTNNAIEIVESNCFNQAFNLESVDLRNNKIKSVIENVLFINNAALKYLNLEQNCLTKIQDDAFKHNIIDDLNLTNNNITGTITKSTFTGLKNVENLNLYNQSITTINEGAFIEMNALNKLNLSRNLINNIANNSFGESRNLVILDLSHNRIDNLNFLSDSLINLTELYLSNNSLTELRSYDLQNQTELKLLDVSMNRIKVINKYFAPLNNLQYLKMTGNSLTGTIKADTFSPAKYLRYLDFSNFNITKVESMAFVNMTLLARLNLSNNIINEINPRSFIGVNNLYSLDISHNTLTNLELTEPLPNLRAIYLNYNNLTSLPKVNMSGLLYIDLSYNRLRNLSKGIFESTQNLKTLHLSNNKLKSINNPSTNSLLELTDLGLSGNELTNINLSFFKQLISLDVSRNKITFINSSMLQGLENLQYLDISANNITKLPPGTFQSIKILKFLNISSNHISNIRYGSFKGLHRTEALDISKNDIVELDVDVFHECLELRKLIIDYNRIKTLDIEKLLIVSPKLSALSIGGNPLSCKEIVRNIRNINRTLAFHLVEVTSIEKIYHEDNVHGIKCGDVSNNYSDAENTEPTTKESGTYSTFMIVMICCLIVLLILVLGVLLFSYYRSNYFNNRYTTESRLQMRRSLELNGSEYQSDLLD; via the exons atggtgaacaaaatattaatat ATTTCATCATTAACGTATCATCTTTGCTGGTTACTAATTGCACAAATCAGTGTgcaattgaaaatgaaattacgAATTGTATTTACGACGTTGTATGCGTATATTACGCTGGCAGTGCAGCCAACCCAGTTTGCAATTATGAACCCTATGTTAAATTTACTGTTCAGAAATCTACCACCGAAATGCTAAGTGCTGGCTTCTTCGGATCAACGAACTTTGATTCTCGAGTTAGAGAAATCTATGCAATTGATAATAAATGGTATCAAATAGTGGAATCAACATTCAAGTATTATCCTAAAACAATAAAGATGGATTTATCTAACAACGATATCACGAGCATTAAAAACCTAGCGTTTAGAGGGTTATTAGCGCTTGAATCGCTGAATTTATCAAGAAATGCGATATCTGATCTTCAGTCAAGTTCACTCGTCACATTGGAAAATAAAGATTCAGAAATTAATGAATTGGATCTttcacacaacaatattgaagaTATTCCCTacgatatatttaagtatatgggTAATGCTAAAAAACTGCACctacaacataataaattagttaaattaccTGATGATGTCTTcacaaatttaaaactattaaccgTTCTCAATTTACATCATAATTTCTTAACCTCTCTCAACatgactttaattaatttgaaagcaTTGAAATACTTGGATTTatcctttaataatataacaaaattacaagGCTATGAATTGAATCGTATTTCTTCATTAGTATCTGTCAATTTTACAAACAATGCCATAGAGATAGTTGAATCGAATTGTTTTAACCaagcatttaatttagaaagtgttgatttaagaaacaataaaattaaatcagtaaTAGAAAACGTTCTATTTATCAATAACgctgcattaaaatatttaaatttagaacaaaattGTTTAACTAAAATTCAAGACGAtgcttttaaacataatattattgatgattTAAATTTGACGAATAATAACATTACTGGTACTATTACAAAATCCACTTTTACTGgcttaaaaaatgttgaaaatcttAACCTATACAATCAAAGCATAACCACAATTAACGAAGGTgcttttattgaaatgaatgccttaaataaattaaatttaagtcgaAATCTTATAAACAATATCGCAAACAATTCATTTGGAGAATCAAGAAATTTGGTTATTTTAGATTTGTCACATAACAGAATAGACAATCTTAATTTTTTGAGTGacagtttaataaatttgacagaattatatttaagtaataactcACTAACAGAGCTAAGATCATATGATTTACAAAATCAGACTGAACTGAAATTGTTAGACGTATCTATGAAtagaattaaagttataaataaatattttgcacctttaaataatttgcaGTACTTAAAAATGACCGGTAATTCTTTGACTGGAACGATAAAAGCTGATACATTCAGTCcagcaaaatatttaagatatttagatttcagtaattttaatataactaaagtTGAAAGCATGGCCTTTGTAAACATGACACTTTTAGCGAGATTAAATCtttcgaataatattataaatgaaataaatccgCGTAGTTTTATAGGAGTTAACAATTTGTATTCTTTAGACATTTCCCACAACACTTTGACAAATTTAGAATTGACGGAACCATTGCCAAATTTACGCGCAATTTACCTAAACTATAACAATTTAACAAGTCTACCTAAAGTTAATATGTCCGGACTTTTATACATAGATTTATCATATAATAGGTTAAGAAATTTATCAAAAGGTATATTTGAAAGCACTCAAAATCTAAAAACGTTACATTTGTCAAATAACAAActaaaatcaatcaataatcCTTCCACAAATTCACTATTAGAACTAACAGATTTAGGATTATCTGGTAACGAacttactaatataaatttgagCTTCTTTAAGCAATTAATTAGCTTAGATGTTAgcagaaataaaataacttttattaatagttcCATGCTGCAAGGTCtggaaaatttacaatatttggaCATCAGtgctaataatattacaaaacttcCACCGGGAACATTTCAGagcattaaaattttgaaatttcttaatatttcgtCGAATCATATATCGAACATAAGATATGGGAGTTTCAAAGGATTGCATAGAACAGAAGCACTCGATATATCAAAGAATGACATTGTCGAACTAGATGTTGATGTTTTCCATGAGTGTTTGGAATTGAGAAAACTCATTATCgattataatagaattaaaacatTGGACATCGAAAAATTATTAATCGTGTCACCGAAATTAAGCGCTTTAAGTATAGGAGGCAATCCGTTGTCCTGTAAAGAAATCGTCCGTAATATAAGGAACATTAATCGTACATTAGCTTTTCATTTAGTGGAAGTTACATCGATTGAAAAGATTTATCACGAAGACAACGTTCACGGTATAAAGTGTGGTGACGTCAGTAATAATTATTCTGATGCTGAAAATACTGAACCGACCACAAAAGAATCAGGAACATATTCAACATTTATGATTGTTATGATTTGTTGTTTAATCGTGTTATTGATTTTAGTACTAGGTGTGTTACTGTTTTCCTATTAcagaagtaattattttaataataggtaTACAACTGAATCTAGATTACAAATGAGACGGTCGTTGGAACTAAATGGTTCAGAATATCAAAGTGATCTATTGGACTAG